In Necator americanus strain Aroian chromosome IV, whole genome shotgun sequence, the following proteins share a genomic window:
- a CDS encoding hypothetical protein (NECATOR_CHRIV.G15128.T1) gives MCLIIKRLYTLIDIIWPPRIPLRCEPSRVKNMLPSYGLIPDEVSDSEEELRNLEDRAAGEDRDGGGADKRSDMESTIRVHLQDDKQYAGTVENVSMLVKKRDKAKGKTPSEKKKKSILKVRALSPAQQQESDTAGSREPNAVRKTVKSVELDSGMREMMNKEAVKL, from the exons ATGTGCTTAATTATAAAACGCTTATATACTCTCATTGACATAATTTGGCCCCCACGAATTCCCCTAAGATGTGAACCAAGTCGAGTGAAAAACATGTTACCTTCGTATGGCCTCATACCAGATGAAGTTTCCGATTCTGAAG AGGAGCTACGCAATCTTGAAGACAGAGCTGCTGGTGAGGATCGTGACGGAGGTGGTGCTGATAAGAGAAGCGATATGGAATCTACTATACGCGTTCACCTTCAGGATGATAAGCAGTACGCAGGAACTGTTGAGAATGTATCAATG CTTGTGAAAAAACGTGACAAAGCAAAAGGCAAAACTCCcagcgaaaagaagaaaa AATCAATTCTAAAAGTAAGGGCATTGTCGCCGGCACAACAACAAGAAAGTGACACTGCCGGCAGCAGGGAACCGAATGCAGTGAGAAAGACTGTTAAATCGGTCGAACTCGATTCAGGAATGAGAGAAATGATGAACAAAGAGGCGGTGAAACTTTAA
- a CDS encoding hypothetical protein (NECATOR_CHRIV.G15128.T2), whose product MLPSYGLIPDEVSDSEEELRNLEDRAAGEDRDGGGADKRSDMESTIRVHLQDDKQYAGTVENVSMLVKKRDKAKGKTPSEKKKKSILKVRALSPAQQQESDTAGSREPNAVRKTVKSVELDSGMREMMNKEAVKL is encoded by the exons ATGTTACCTTCGTATGGCCTCATACCAGATGAAGTTTCCGATTCTGAAG AGGAGCTACGCAATCTTGAAGACAGAGCTGCTGGTGAGGATCGTGACGGAGGTGGTGCTGATAAGAGAAGCGATATGGAATCTACTATACGCGTTCACCTTCAGGATGATAAGCAGTACGCAGGAACTGTTGAGAATGTATCAATG CTTGTGAAAAAACGTGACAAAGCAAAAGGCAAAACTCCcagcgaaaagaagaaaa AATCAATTCTAAAAGTAAGGGCATTGTCGCCGGCACAACAACAAGAAAGTGACACTGCCGGCAGCAGGGAACCGAATGCAGTGAGAAAGACTGTTAAATCGGTCGAACTCGATTCAGGAATGAGAGAAATGATGAACAAAGAGGCGGTGAAACTTTAA